The Athalia rosae chromosome 7, iyAthRosa1.1, whole genome shotgun sequence genome window below encodes:
- the LOC105691821 gene encoding spectrin alpha chain isoform X2 codes for MDQITPKEVKILENAEDIQDRRKQVLGRYADFKSEARSKRDKLEDSRRFQYFKRDADELEGWIYEKLQAASDESYKDPTNLQAKIQKHQAFEAEVAAHSNAIVLLDNTGSEMIAQHHFSSDVIRKRLEELHRLWELLLFRLADKGLKLQQALVLVQFLRHCDEVMFWIHDKEAFVTTDEFGLDLEHVEVLQRKFDEFQKDMASQEYRVTEVNELADKLLLDGHPERDTILRRKEELNESWQRLKQLAILRQEKLFGAHEIQRFNRDADETMAWIAEKDVVLSSDDFGRDLASVQTLQRKHEGIERDLAALEDKVATLGAEADRLAAIHQADHSQQIQSKRAEILQLWESLTAKAKERKSKLDESYYLHRFLADYRDLVSWMNDMRAIISADELAKDVAGAEALLERHQEHKGEIDAREDSFDSTALAGNQLLDRKHYAAEEVERKLESLAADKASLLNLWEERRILYEQCMDLQLFYRDTEQADAWMAKQEAFLANEDLGDSLDSVEALIKKHEDFNKSLAAQDEKIKVLDEFARKLIEGEHYAAEDVFQRRQLLLERRGALLDKSAQRRRRLADAYRLQQFERDCDETKGWVNEKLKFATDDSYLDPTNLNGKVQKHQNFEQELNANKTRMEEMVSTGQRLIEEGHYASERVRARTDEIASLWDSLVHATEKKGAKLQEAAQQQQFNRTVEDVELWLSEVEGQLMSEDYGKDLTSVQNLQKKHALLEADVASHTDRIEGIAQAAEQFVSSGHFDADNIQAKQDQLGGRYAALQRPMSIRKQRLLDSLQVQQLFRDIEDEEAWIREKEPVAASTNRGRDLIGVQNLQKKHQAVLAEINNHEPRVAAVCQSGSKMLNDGHFAAEEISQRLGALDEHWGQLKEKARQRKTDLDDSLQAHQYFADANEAESWMKEKRPIVLNADYGKDEDSSEALLKKHEALVSDLEAFASTISALREQAAACRQQETPTVDIAGKECVVALYDYAEKSPREVSMKKGDTLTLLNSNNKDWWKVEVNDRQGFVPAAYVKRVEPEAGLSASQQNLAREQSSIAARQAQIQAQYDDLLYLAHERQNKLNETAKAYVLVREAAELATWIKAKENHAQVQDVGEDLEQVEVMQKKFDDFQADLKANEVRLAEMNEIAVQLMSLGQTEAALKIQTQIQDLNEKWTSLQTLTAERASQLGSAHEVQRFHRDVDETKDWIREKDAALNNDDLGKDLRSVQALQRKHEGLERDLAALGDKIRQLDEIAHRLMQSHPDTAEQTYAKQKEINEEWTQLTAKANSRKEKLLDSYDLQRYLSDYRDLMAWINSMMGLVASEELASDVTGAEALLERHQEHRTEIDARAGTFQAFELFGQQLLQSSHYASVEIQEKLEAMAEARQELEKAWIQRRMQLDQNLELQLFCRDCEQAENWMSAREAFLGSADAVDSGDNVEALIKKHEDFDKAINAHEEKIAALQTLADQLIAAEHYAAKPIDERRRQVLDRWKHLKDALIEKRSKLGESQTLQQFSRDADEMENWIAEKLQLATEENYKDPANIQSKHQKHQAFEAELAANADRIQSVLAMGNNLIGKHQCAGSEDAVQARLASIADQWEYLTQKTTEKSLKLKEANKQRTYIAAVKDLDFWLGEVESLLTSEDAGKDLASVQNLMKKHQLVEADIQAHEERIKDMNGQADSLIESGQFDAAGIQEKRQSINERYERIRNLAAHRQARLNEANTLHQFFRDIADEESWIKEKKLLVGSDDYGRDLTGVQNLKKKHKRLEAELASHEPAIQAVQEAGEKLMDVSNLGVPEIEQRLKLLNQAWAELKQLAATRGQKLDESLTYQQFLAKVEEEEAWITEKQQLLSVEDYGDTMAAVQGLLKKHDAFETDFAAHGDRCKDICDAGAALVEAGNHRADAISQRCAQLRTKLDQLSSLAARRKARLNDNSAYLQFMWKADVVESWIADKETHVRSEEFGRDLSTVQTLLTKQETFDAGLHAFEHEGIQNIASLKDRLVDSGHEQTPSIQKRHADVIARWQKLLADSDARKQRLLRMQDQFRQIEELYLTFAKKASAFNSWFENAEEDLTDPVRCNSIEEIRALREAHAQFQASLSSAEADFQALAALDRQIKSFNVGPNPYTWFTMEALEDTWRNLQKIIKERDVELAKEAQRQEENDKLRKEFAKHANAFHQWLAETRTSMMEGSGSLEQQLEATKRKALEVRARRQDLKKIEDLGAILEEHLILDNRYTEHSTVGLAQQWDQLDQLGMRMQHNLEQQIQARNQSGVSEDALKEFSMMFKHFDKDKSGRLNQQEFKSCLRALGYDLPMVEEGQPDPEFENILDVVDPNRDGYVSLQEYMAFMISKETENVQSSEEIENAFRAITAADRPYVTKEELYANLTKEMADYCVARMKPYVDPKTERPITGALDYIEFTRTLFQN; via the exons ATGGATCAAATAACTCCCAAGGAAGTCAAGATACTTGAAAATGCGGAGGATATTCAAGACCGCAGAAAACAAGTATTGGGAAGATATGCTGACTTCAAATCTGAGGCACGATCTAAACGAGACAAACTCGAAGACTCCCGTCGTTTTCAG TATTTTAAACGAGATGCGGATGAACTCGAGGGATGGATTTACGAAAAACTCCAGGCAGCTTCAGACGAAAGCTACAAAGATCCTACAAATCTACAAGCAAAGATTCAAAAACATCAAGCTTTCGAGGCAGAGGTAGCTGCTCATTCCAATGCTATCGTATTATTGGATAACACCGGCTCTGAGATGATCGCTCAGCATCATTTCTCTTCAGACGTTATCAGAAAGAGACTCG AGGAGCTTCACCGTCTATGGGAGCTACTTCTTTTCCGTCTTGCCGACAAGGGTTTGAAGCTTCAGCAAGCTTTGGTTCTGGTGCAGTTCCTTCGTCACTGCGATGAAGTGATGTTCTGGATCCATGACAAGGAAGCATTTGTGACCACGGACGAATTTGGACTTGATTTAGAACATGTCGAagttcttcaaagaaaattcgacgaattcCAAAAGGACATGGCGAGTCAGGAGTACCGTGTAACAGAGGTCAACGAATTGGCTGACAAATTACTGCTAGACGGACATCCGGAGAGAGATACCATTCTGCGCAGGAAGGAAGAGCTCAACGAGTCTTGGCAGCGATTGAAACAACTCGCTATTCTCAGACAAGAAAAACTATTTGGAGCTCATGAGATTCAGAGATTCAACAGAGATGCCGATGAAACTATGGCATGGATAGCGGAGAAGGATGTTGTTTTATCGTCGGACGATTTTGGCCGAGATTTGGCCAGTGTGCAAACATTGCAGCGCAAGCACGAGGGCATCGAACGAGATTTGGCTGCCCTGGAAGACAAAGTCGCAACTCTGGGAGCCGAAGCAGATCGCCTAGCTGCTATTCATCAGGCAGATCACTCTCAGCAGATTCAATCCAAGCGTGCAGAAATATTGCAGCTATGGGAAAGCTTGACCGCCAAAGCAAAGGAACGTAAATCAAAACTAGACGAATCTTACTACTTGCACAGATTCCTCGCCGATTACAGAGATCTCGTTTCGTGGATGAATGATATGCGCGCTATCATATCTGCAGACGAGTTGGCCAAAGATGTGGCCGGAGCTGAAGCGCTGCTGGAACGTCACCAGGAGCACAAAGGTGAGATAGATGCAAGGGAGGATAGTTTTGATTCCACAGCTCTCGCCGGCAATCAACTTTTGGACAGAAAACATTACGCTGCTGAGGAAGTAGAAAGGAAACTCGAATCCCTGGCAGCCGACAAAGCGTCCCTATTGAATCTTTGGGAAGAACGTCGTATTCTTTACGAGCAGTGCATGGATTTGCAACTATTTTACCGCGACACTGAACAAGCTGATGCTTGGATGGCCAAACAGGAAGCTTTCCTGGCCAACGAAGATCTTGGAGATTCTCTCGACAGCGTAGAAGCTCTGATTAAAAAGCATGAAGATTTCAACAAGTCTCTCGCTGCTCaagatgagaaaattaaagtACTAGATGAATTTGCCCGTAAGCTCATCGAAGGTGAACACTATGCTGCTGAAGATGTATTCCAACGTCGTCAACTGTTGCTCGAGAGACGAGGTGCTCTTCTGGATAAATCTGCACAGAGAAGGCGCCGATTGGCCGATGCCTACAGGCTACAGCAGTTCGAAAGGGACTGTGACGAGACCAAAGGATGGGTGAATGAGAAGCTCAAATTCGCTACCGATGACAGTTATCTAGACCCGACCAACTTGAATGGAAAGGTTCAAAAACACCAGAACTTCGAGCAAGAATTGAATGCCAACAAGACACGAATGGAAGAGATGGTGTCCACGGGGCAGAGGCTGATTGAAGAGGGGCATTACGCCAGTGAGCGGGTTCGCGCGCGCACCGACGAAATCGCGTCCCTATGGGACAGTCTGGTTCACGcaacagagaaaaaaggagcaaaATTGCAAGAGGCTGCCCAACAGCAGCAGTTCAATCGAACCGTAGAGGATGTTGAACTTTGGTTGTCGGAAGTGGAAGGCCAGCTCATGTCCGAAGATTATGGCAAAGACCTAACAAGCGTACAAAATCTTCAGAAGAAACACGCTCTTCTCGAAGCCGATGTCGCGTCTCACACAGATCGTATCGAAGGCATTGCTCAGGCCGCTGAACAATTTGTGAGCTCTGGACATTTCGATGCGGACAATATCCAGGCAAAACAGGATCAGCTCGGAGGTCGGTACGCCGCTCTGCAGAGACCAATGAGCATCAGAAAACAGCGACTGCTGGATTCACTGCAAGTGCAGCAGCTGTTCAGAGATATCGAAGATGAGGAGGCTTGGATCAGGGAGAAGGAACCTGTTGCGGCAAGCACCAACCGTGGGCGAGATCTCATCGGTGTACAAAATCTGCAGAAGAAGCACCAGGCCGTGTTGGCGGAAATCAATAACCATGAGCCACGAGTAGCTGCGGTTTGTCAGTCGGGATCTAAAATGCTGAACGACGGACATTTCGCAGCGGAAGAAATAAGTCAGAGATTGGGGGCGTTGGACGAACATTGGGGTCAGTTGAAGGAAAAGGCCCGTCAACGTAAAACCGACTTGGACGATTCGTTGCAAGCCCATCAGTACTTTGCCGATGCCAACGAGGCCGAATCTTGGATGAAAGAGAAACGTCCGATCGTTCTGAATGCGGATTATGGCAAGGATGAAGACAGTTCAGAAGCTCTGCTAAAAAAACATGAGGCTCTCGTAAGCGATTTGGAAGCTTTTGCAAGCACTATTTCTGCTCTGAGAGAACAAGCGGCTGCTTGCAGGCAACAAGAAACTCCGACGGTTGACATTGCTGGAAAAGAATGCGTCGTCGCGCTCTATGATTATGCGGAGAAGTCACCCAGAGAAGTTTCAATGAAAAAGGGCGATACTCTCACGCTGTTGAACTCCAATAACAAGGACTGGTGGAAAGTCGAAGTAAACGACAGGCAGGGTTTTGTCCCTGCCGCTTATGTGAAACGTGTCGAGCCTGAGGCTGGTCTTAGTGCCTCTCAACAAAACCTTGCCAGAGAGCAAAGTTCCATCGCAGCTAGGCAAGCTCAGATTCAAGCTCAATACGACGATCTGTTGTATCTCGCTCATGAACGACagaataaattgaacgaaaccGCAAAGGCGTACGTTTTGGTGAGAGAAGCAGCTGAACTAGCTACTTGGATCAAGGCCAAGGAAAATCACGCCCAGGTTCAAGACGTCGGCGAAGATTTAGAACAGGTCGAAGTTATGCAAAAGAAGTTCGACGATTTTCAGGCCGATCTTAAGGCCAACGAGGTTCGATTAGCCGAGATGAATGAAATTGCTGTGCAGTTGATGAGTCTAGGGCAGACCGAAGCCGCTTTGAAAATCCAGACCCAGATTCAGGACTTGAATGAAAAGTGGACCAGCCTGCAAACCCTGACCGCGGAGAGGGCCAGTCAACTGGGTTCCGCGCACGAGGTACAACGTTTCCACCGCGACGTTGACGAAACGAAAGATTGGATTCGCGAGAAAGACGCCGCTCTGAACAACGATGACCTGGGGAAGGATCTTCGCAGTGTCCAAGCTCTCCAGCGAAAACACGAGGGGCTTGAGCGCGACCTGGCCGCACTCGGTGACAAAATAAGACAGCTGGACGAAATAGCCCACCGTTTGATGCAATCCCATCCCGACACCGCCGAACAGACTTACGCCAAGCAGAAGGAAATCAACGAAGAATGGACCCAGTTAACTGCTAAGGCGAACAGCAGGAAAGAAAAACTCTTGGATTCGTACGACTTGCAGCGATATTTGAGCGACTACAGAGACTTGATGGCTTGGATAAATTCGATGATGGGACTGGTGGCTTCTGAAGAACTCGCCTCCGATGTCACCGGAGCTGAAGCATTGCTGGAACGCCACCAG GAACACCGTACCGAGATTGACGCTCGGGCTGGTACTTTCCAAGCCTTCGAGCTCTTCGGTCAGCAGCTCCTGCAGTCGAGCCATTATGCAAGTGTAGAAATTCAAGAGAAACTGGAAGCTATGGCAGAAGCACGTCAAGAACTTGAGAAGGCTTGGATTCAGCGTCGCATGCAACTCGACCAGAACCTTGAGCTCCAACTTTTCTGCCGAGATTGCGAACAAGCGGAAAACTGGATGAGCGCCAGAGAGGCTTTCTTGGGTAGCGCCGATGCAGTGGACAGCGGTGACAATGTGGAGGCTCTCATCAAGAAACATGAAGATTTTGATAAGGCCATTAATGCCCACGAGGAAAAGATTGCAGCCTTGCAAACTTTGGCTGATCAATTGATAGCCGCTGAACATTACGCCGCTAAGCCAATTGACGAAAGACGCCGTCAGGTATTGGATCGCTGGAAGCATTTGAAAGATGctttgatcgaaaaaagatCTAAGTTAGGAGAATCTCAGACATTGCAACAGTTCTCAAGAGATGCCGATGAGATGGAAAATTGGATTGCTGAAAAACTTCAACTGGCAACGGAAGAGAATTACAAAGATCCTGCCAATATTCAGTCCAAACACCAAAAGCACCAAGCTTTTGAGGCAGAACTTGCAGCCAACGCTGATAGAATTCAGTCTGTATTGGCTATGGGAAATAATTTGATCGGCAAACATCAATGTGCCGGGTCAGAAGATGCCGTCCAGGCTAGGCTTGCTTCCATCGCTGACCAGTGGGAATACCTTACGCAAAAAACTACCGAGAAATCTCTCAAATTGAAAGAAGCAAACAAACAGAGGACCTACATCGCCGCCGTCAAGGATCTGGACTTCTGGCTTGGAGAAGTTGAGAGTCTGCTGACTTCGGAGGATGCCGGTAAAGATCTGGCATCTGTCCAAAATCTTATGAAGAAACATCAGCTTGTTGAAGCTGACATCCAAGCTCATGAGGAAAGAATCAAGGACATGAACGGCCAGGCCGATTCGTTGATCGAGAGTGGACAGTTCGATGCTGCAGGAATCCAGGAAAAACGTCAGAGCATCAATGAACGTTACGAGCGCATTAGGAACTTGGCAGCTCACCGACAAGCTAGACTCAATGAAGCCAACACTTTGCACCAATTCTTCAGAGATATCGCTGACGAAGAATCATGGATCAAGGAGAAGAAATTGCTTGTTGGTTCCGATGATTACGGACGTGATTTGACCGGTGTAcaaaatctgaaaaagaaGCACAAGCGTTTGGAGGCCGAGCTTGCAAGTCACGAGCCAGCTATTCAGGCCGTCCAAGAAgctggagaaaaattgatggacGTTTCCAACTTGGGTGTTCCTGAGATAGAGCAACGCCTGAAACTTCTCAACCAGGCTTGGGCTGAATTGAAGCAATTAGCTGCTACCAGAGGACAAAAGCTCGACGAGTCGTTGACTTACCAACAATTCTTGGCCAAGGTTGAGGAAGAGGAAGCTTGGATAACGGAAAAACAACAACTTCTCTCCGTAGAAGATTATGGAGACACCATGGCTGCCGTACAAGGGTTACTGAAAAAACACGATGCATTTGAAACTGACTTCGCGGCTCATGGCGACCGTTGCAAAGATATTTGCGACGCAGGTGCTGCTCTGGTTGAAGCTGGGAATCACCGAGCTGATGCTATTAGCCAACGTTGTGCTCAGCTCCGCACTAAATTGGATCAGCTATCGTCACTCGCGGCCAGAAGGAAGGCGCGACTGAATGACAATTCCGCATACTTGCAGTTCATGTGGAAGGCTGATGTCGTGGAATCGTGGATCGCTGACAAAGAAACCCACGTACGCTCCGAAGAGTTTGGACGGGATTTATCTACCGTACAGACGCTTTTGACCAAGCAAGAAACATTTGACGCAGGCTTGCACGCTTTCGAGCACGAAGGAATCCAAAATATCGCATCTCTCAAGGACCGACTGGTGGATTCTGGTCATGAGCAGACACCCAGCATCCAAAAACGTCACGCGGACGTTATCGCTCGTTGGCAAAAACTTCTAGCCGACTCAGATGCCAGGAAGCAGCGCCTCCTACGCATGCAGGATCAGTTCCGTCAAATCGAAGAACTCTACTTGACATTCGCCAAGAAGGCTTCAGCCTTTAATTCTTGGTTTGAAAATGCTGAGGAAGATCTAACCGATCCAGTTCGCTGCAACAGCATTGAAGAAATCCGCGCCCTCCGCGAGGCACACGCCCAGTTCCAAGCTAGCTTATCCTCAGCCGAAGCAGATTTCCAGGCTTTGGCTGCCCTCGACAGACAAATCAAGAGCTTTAATGTCGGCCCCAATCCCTACACATGGTTTACAATGGAAGCTCTTGAAGACACTTGGCGTAATCTCCAGAAGATCATTAAAGAGCGAGATGTTGAACTCGCCAAGGAGGCTCAACGGCAAGAAGAAAACGATAAACTCAGAAAGGAGTTTGCAAAACACGCCAACGCTTTCCACCAGTGGTTGGCGGAGACCAG AACATCAATGATGGAAGGATCTGGATCACTGGAGCAACAATTAGAAGCGACAAAG CGTAAGGCTCTGGAAGTAAGAGCACGAAGGCAGGacttgaagaaaatagaagactTGGGTGCGATATTGGAAGAACATTTAATTCTGGATAATAGATACACCGAGCACAGCACCGTGGGCCTGGCACAGCAATGGGATCAGTTAGACCAGCTTGGAATGCGTATGCAACACAATTTGGAACAACAAATTCAAGCTCGTAACCAATCTGGTGTATCGGAAGATGCGCTCAAGGAATTCTCGATGATGTTCAAACACTTTGACAAAGATAAGAGCGGTCGTCTCAACCAACAAGAGTTCAAGTCTTGCCTCAGAGCTCTCGGCTACGATCTTCCCATGGTCGAAGAGGGTCAACCGGATCctgaattcgaaaatattctcg ATGTCGTCGACCCGAACAGAGATGGTTATGTGTCCTTGCAAGAGTACATGGCGTTTATGATAAGTAAGGAAACAGAAAATGTCCAAAGTTCCGAGGAGATAGAAAACGCCTTCCGAGCTATAACCGCAGCTGATCGACCATACGTCACGAAGGAGGAACTTTATGCG AACCTCACCAAAGAAATGGCCGACTATTGCGTGGCTCGTATGAAACCTTACGTCGACCCTAAAACGGAACGGCCAATTACCGGAGCTCTTGATTACATTGAGTTCACGCGCACTCTGTTCCAGAATTAA